Proteins encoded together in one Oceanobacillus iheyensis HTE831 window:
- a CDS encoding ABC transporter ATP-binding protein, protein MKQVDSNVLVDVKEVKKYFPIKGGVLKRTIGHLKAVDDVSFSIYEGETLGIVGESGSGKSTLGRVMLRLLDPTEGKIEFNGTDISHLSRRKLRLHRKDMQMVFQDPFASLNSKMSILELIEEPLIVQTNLSKEERKKKVIDIIEKVGLRAEDSLKYPHEFSGGQRQRISIARALITNPKFVICDEPVSALDVSIQAQVLNLMKDLQDELGLTYLFIAHDLSVVKHISDRVAVMYLGKIVEIADKQSLYENAMHPYTQALLSSIPVVKKHDEVAPTKERMRLTGDLPSPADPPSGCTFRTRCPFAFEQCAREKPPLIEKEKGHYIACHLHA, encoded by the coding sequence TCTAACGTTTTAGTAGATGTGAAGGAAGTGAAAAAGTATTTTCCTATAAAAGGTGGCGTCTTAAAACGAACTATTGGTCATTTAAAAGCAGTTGATGATGTTTCATTTTCTATTTATGAAGGAGAGACACTAGGGATTGTAGGAGAATCTGGTTCCGGTAAGTCGACACTAGGTCGAGTGATGTTACGACTTTTAGATCCAACAGAAGGAAAAATTGAATTTAATGGTACTGATATATCTCATTTAAGTAGGAGGAAATTACGACTTCATAGAAAAGATATGCAAATGGTATTCCAAGATCCATTTGCATCGCTCAACTCTAAAATGAGTATTTTAGAGTTGATAGAAGAACCTTTAATTGTACAAACCAACCTGTCTAAAGAAGAGAGAAAGAAAAAAGTAATCGACATTATTGAGAAAGTAGGACTCCGAGCAGAAGACAGCTTAAAATATCCTCATGAATTTTCTGGTGGACAAAGGCAACGTATAAGTATAGCGCGGGCATTAATCACGAATCCAAAATTTGTGATTTGTGATGAACCAGTTTCAGCGCTGGATGTATCTATTCAAGCTCAGGTTCTTAATTTAATGAAAGATTTACAGGATGAATTAGGTTTAACATATTTATTTATTGCGCACGACCTAAGTGTAGTAAAACATATTAGTGATCGAGTTGCGGTAATGTATTTAGGAAAAATTGTAGAAATTGCGGATAAGCAATCGCTATATGAAAATGCTATGCATCCCTATACTCAAGCCTTACTCTCTTCAATCCCTGTAGTTAAAAAACATGATGAGGTAGCACCAACAAAAGAGAGAATGAGATTAACTGGAGATTTGCCTTCTCCAGCAGATCCTCCTAGTGGTTGTACATTCCGAACACGTTGTCCATTTGCTTTTGAACAATGTGCAAGGGAAAAACCTCCACTAATAGAGAAAGAAAAAGGGCATTACATTGCTTGCCATTTACATGCTTAA
- a CDS encoding peptide-binding protein, with translation MEKWKRILVLAILILFVSVFAVACTSNNEGEGDTEEPATAEEEEGDGDEEATGEPQSGGTITGAMDTAPSGVFNPIFYEEAYEANILDFTHEGLLSQDKELAYGPNLANDWEINDDNTEITLNLEEGVKWHDGEEFTADDVVFTYKSIASPGYIEAGGVRVEYAEKLVGYTAFNSGETDEFEGVVAQDDYTVTFKFEEPNVTILKDVAFPIIPEHIFADVPIGEMPSHPATLNAGEVIGTGPFKFTEMLEREQYILEKHADYWKDEPYLDQIVWRIVDQSVMLGLLENGEIDFISDPNGVPAADFEDVNAMEHVEIIEQPDFGYQLMGFKINHRTDADVESGTIDPANWEVNEDMGEKLIRQAMAYAIDRQAIVDNLLYGHGSVINAPIAQQFWAYDEAATTSYGYDPDKAAELLDEAGYVDTNDDGFRETPDGEEWIVNLNYPTGNALREQSAPILKQFLEEAGIKIDLRQPKEMSAYVEELTNDNTDWDLYLLGWSLGSGDPDPSGLWRSVDPYNFGRWNNEESDQLIADALTAPDAFEQSYREEKYGEWQGVFSDDLPALLLYAQNKIYGHHERLNGIDPMPYGFINDPHLWWVSE, from the coding sequence ATGGAAAAGTGGAAACGAATACTGGTGCTTGCTATTCTAATCTTATTTGTATCTGTATTTGCTGTAGCTTGCACAAGTAATAATGAAGGTGAAGGGGATACAGAGGAACCTGCTACTGCAGAGGAAGAAGAAGGGGATGGCGATGAAGAGGCTACTGGTGAACCACAATCAGGTGGAACCATTACTGGTGCAATGGATACTGCTCCATCAGGAGTCTTTAATCCAATATTTTATGAAGAAGCATATGAAGCAAATATCTTAGACTTCACACACGAAGGTTTATTAAGTCAAGATAAAGAATTAGCATATGGACCTAACTTAGCTAACGATTGGGAAATCAATGATGATAACACAGAAATCACGCTGAACTTAGAGGAAGGCGTTAAATGGCATGATGGAGAAGAATTTACTGCAGATGATGTTGTATTTACCTATAAATCGATTGCATCTCCAGGTTATATTGAAGCTGGGGGCGTACGTGTAGAATATGCAGAGAAATTAGTTGGCTATACAGCATTCAATAGTGGGGAAACAGATGAATTCGAAGGTGTTGTAGCACAAGATGACTATACAGTAACCTTTAAATTCGAAGAACCAAATGTAACTATTTTGAAGGATGTGGCATTTCCAATTATACCTGAACATATCTTTGCAGATGTTCCAATTGGAGAGATGCCTTCTCATCCAGCTACGTTAAATGCTGGTGAAGTAATCGGTACTGGACCATTTAAATTTACTGAAATGCTTGAACGTGAGCAGTACATTTTAGAAAAGCATGCTGATTATTGGAAGGACGAACCATACTTAGATCAAATTGTATGGAGAATTGTAGATCAGTCAGTTATGCTTGGACTTTTAGAAAACGGTGAAATTGATTTTATCTCTGATCCAAATGGTGTTCCAGCTGCCGATTTTGAAGATGTAAATGCAATGGAACATGTGGAAATTATTGAACAGCCTGATTTTGGATATCAGTTAATGGGCTTCAAAATTAATCATAGAACGGATGCGGATGTTGAGAGTGGAACAATTGATCCAGCAAATTGGGAAGTAAATGAAGATATGGGTGAGAAACTTATTCGACAAGCAATGGCATATGCAATTGATCGTCAAGCAATTGTTGATAACTTACTGTATGGGCATGGATCCGTTATTAATGCTCCAATTGCACAACAGTTCTGGGCGTATGATGAAGCAGCAACAACTTCTTATGGATATGATCCAGACAAAGCTGCAGAATTATTAGACGAGGCAGGTTATGTAGATACGAACGATGACGGCTTCCGTGAAACTCCGGATGGTGAAGAGTGGATCGTAAATCTGAATTATCCAACAGGGAATGCACTTCGTGAACAATCAGCTCCAATATTAAAGCAATTCTTAGAGGAAGCTGGAATTAAAATTGATCTACGACAACCGAAAGAAATGTCAGCATATGTAGAAGAGTTAACAAATGATAATACCGACTGGGATTTATATTTGCTTGGTTGGAGTCTAGGAAGTGGAGATCCAGATCCATCTGGTTTATGGAGATCTGTTGATCCATATAACTTTGGTCGCTGGAACAATGAAGAATCAGATCAGTTAATTGCAGATGCATTAACTGCTCCAGATGCATTTGAGCAAAGTTATCGTGAGGAAAAATATGGTGAATGGCAGGGAGTATTCTCTGATGACCTTCCCGCTCTACTACTTTACGCACAAAATAAAATTTACGGTCATCATGAACGCCTAAATGGTATAGACCCAATGCCATATGGGTTTATAAACGATCCACATCTATGGTGGGTTTCTGAGTAA
- the opp4C gene encoding oligopeptide ABC transporter permease produces the protein MQSMPQEPVPNTPKEGVIVKKEKSKSPFQIGVSRFLKNKLAVVSLIILVLIILICIFAPLFTDLDPEKTDLLKIEKGPSEEHILGTNGVGQDNFSRLLYGGRISLIVGFSAMFFTLAIGVVLGSLAGYYGGKVDSIIMRGADIMLMLPFLVLVLTIMAVIDNVTIGLFVTTIALTSWPNLTRIIRGSYLSLREQEFVLSAHAIGANDFRIIFKHFIPNAIGPIVVNATLMMASYIIIESGLSFIGFGIPQPTPTWGNMISEAQNIRILRDHPEAWIPPGLAIFITVLAINFIGDGLRDAFDPKSNQR, from the coding sequence ATGCAATCAATGCCACAGGAACCAGTACCTAATACTCCTAAAGAAGGTGTCATAGTCAAGAAAGAAAAAAGTAAAAGCCCCTTTCAAATAGGAGTTAGTAGATTTCTAAAAAATAAATTAGCAGTAGTTAGTCTTATCATTTTGGTATTAATTATTTTAATCTGTATATTTGCACCATTATTTACTGATCTTGATCCTGAGAAAACAGATCTTTTAAAGATAGAGAAAGGTCCAAGTGAAGAGCATATATTAGGAACCAATGGAGTTGGACAAGATAATTTTTCTCGACTGTTATATGGAGGAAGAATTTCTTTGATCGTTGGTTTTAGCGCAATGTTCTTTACTTTAGCAATCGGTGTTGTTTTGGGGTCACTTGCTGGATATTATGGCGGTAAAGTAGACAGTATTATCATGCGTGGAGCAGATATTATGTTAATGTTGCCATTTTTAGTATTAGTACTTACCATTATGGCGGTAATTGATAATGTAACCATTGGGTTATTTGTTACAACAATCGCATTAACGTCATGGCCAAATCTAACAAGAATTATCCGGGGGTCATATTTATCCTTGCGTGAACAAGAATTTGTGCTAAGTGCACATGCCATTGGTGCGAATGATTTTCGGATTATTTTTAAGCACTTTATTCCTAATGCAATTGGTCCAATTGTTGTAAATGCCACGCTTATGATGGCTTCTTATATTATCATAGAATCCGGTCTTAGTTTTATAGGATTTGGAATTCCACAACCAACACCAACTTGGGGGAATATGATATCTGAAGCGCAAAATATTCGGATTTTACGTGACCATCCAGAAGCTTGGATACCGCCAGGATTGGCTATTTTTATTACTGTACTAGCCATAAATTTTATTGGAGACGGTCTACGAGATGCATTTGATCCAAAAAGTAACCAACGATAA
- a CDS encoding ABC transporter permease: MTKYIIRRVLVFFPMLLALTIIVFTIAQLAPGDALTGQQLSDPNIDPEVYEKQREALGLNDPIPIRYGRWIADVAQGDLGNSLVFNGRSVMELIKDRIMNTVYLGVFALFITLVVSIPIGIYSARKPYSLIDYAATGFGFLGLAIPNFFFGLMAIYFLSINLGWFPAQGTLSSPGATGFSGLADRIHHMILPGITLGLAGTATYMRYMRSEVLGVLGSDYIRTARAKGMSERNVLYKHTLRNALLPIVTLMGFEIGVLLGGAVITEQVFQYPGLGTLFLSSVTNRDYPVVMAIAMILGVLVLVGNLVADIMYSVIDPRIRYD; this comes from the coding sequence ATGACCAAATATATTATACGAAGAGTGCTAGTCTTTTTCCCAATGTTGTTAGCTCTAACTATAATTGTATTTACAATTGCTCAATTAGCTCCTGGAGACGCTTTGACAGGGCAGCAACTTTCGGACCCAAATATAGATCCAGAAGTGTATGAAAAACAAAGGGAAGCGCTAGGCTTAAATGATCCTATTCCTATTCGATATGGCAGGTGGATAGCAGATGTTGCACAAGGTGATCTAGGAAATTCACTTGTATTTAATGGACGTTCTGTAATGGAATTAATTAAGGATAGGATAATGAATACAGTATACTTAGGAGTATTTGCATTATTTATTACATTAGTTGTATCTATACCAATAGGTATTTATTCTGCTAGAAAGCCTTATTCGTTAATAGATTATGCTGCTACAGGATTTGGATTTTTAGGACTAGCTATACCGAACTTCTTTTTTGGTTTAATGGCTATCTACTTTTTATCTATTAACCTGGGATGGTTTCCTGCGCAAGGGACATTGTCGTCTCCTGGAGCAACAGGTTTTAGCGGTTTAGCTGATCGAATTCATCATATGATTCTACCGGGAATAACATTAGGACTAGCTGGTACGGCAACATACATGAGGTATATGCGATCCGAAGTATTGGGTGTTTTAGGTAGTGATTATATTCGAACTGCAAGAGCGAAAGGGATGTCTGAGCGAAATGTTCTATATAAACATACACTTCGAAATGCATTATTACCAATTGTGACTTTAATGGGATTTGAAATTGGAGTTCTACTTGGTGGCGCAGTCATTACGGAACAAGTATTTCAATACCCTGGACTTGGGACGCTATTTCTTAGCTCTGTTACCAATCGTGACTATCCAGTTGTGATGGCAATTGCTATGATTCTAGGTGTTTTAGTCTTAGTTGGAAACTTAGTTGCTGACATTATGTATAGTGTTATTGATCCTAGAATTCGTTATGATTGA
- a CDS encoding YkgJ family cysteine cluster protein, with the protein MENGLNYEQVRKKCEEISNTYQINEELFYDVIEDWDEVEKPIDDKLQGVFQNLLKLVSNEITEMEAEVSLQATCQMGCAFCCYFPIIITKLEAKLLQMSINNFDFEQREKLFNHIEQYFSKYKHILEQVPDNWVEEMSEVKLAYKKLQLPCVLLDTEKNQCMAYEVRPIPCRTYMSYSDPLLCKQNLLPKETVSFEFLYEPYISALNEFLQWAYEDGSTGEITYPNDLYETDYLHNWMKKSLI; encoded by the coding sequence ATGGAAAATGGTTTGAATTATGAACAGGTAAGAAAAAAATGTGAAGAAATTAGTAATACTTATCAGATAAATGAAGAATTATTTTATGATGTAATTGAAGACTGGGATGAAGTTGAGAAGCCAATTGATGATAAATTACAAGGTGTATTCCAAAATTTATTAAAATTAGTATCAAATGAAATTACTGAAATGGAAGCAGAAGTGTCTTTGCAAGCGACATGTCAAATGGGTTGTGCTTTCTGTTGTTACTTTCCAATTATTATAACGAAATTAGAAGCGAAATTACTACAGATGTCTATCAATAATTTTGATTTCGAACAAAGAGAAAAGTTATTTAATCACATTGAACAATACTTTAGTAAATATAAACATATACTTGAGCAAGTTCCTGATAACTGGGTGGAGGAAATGAGTGAAGTGAAGCTAGCATATAAAAAATTACAACTTCCATGTGTATTACTAGATACAGAAAAAAATCAATGTATGGCATATGAAGTACGTCCAATTCCTTGTAGAACGTATATGAGTTATTCTGATCCGCTATTATGTAAACAAAATTTACTTCCAAAGGAAACGGTTAGTTTTGAATTTCTTTATGAACCATATATCTCAGCATTAAACGAATTTCTTCAATGGGCCTACGAGGATGGAAGTACAGGGGAAATAACATACCCCAATGATCTATATGAGACGGATTACTTACATAATTGGATGAAAAAATCATTAATTTAA